The Vicia villosa cultivar HV-30 ecotype Madison, WI linkage group LG1, Vvil1.0, whole genome shotgun sequence genome includes a region encoding these proteins:
- the LOC131631256 gene encoding cytochrome b-c1 complex subunit Rieske-2, mitochondrial-like isoform X1: protein MITRLHYCILNLYASVLALASVVHLFLFPLTPSLDYFKLASNSCVSSNASVELFSKRGWDEPAIDLKIRFPGDLHGSVAYKGALWKDEIGRWLAGCDSVTKEINVSEIIGGNECKNDCSGLGVCNQELGQCRCFHGYAGFASESLIHAKENSILPDIPATVTAVKNPSSKIVYDEYNHERFPPGDPSKRAFAYFVLTGGRFAYASVIRLLVLKLVLGMSASKDVLAMASLEVDLSSIEPGTTVTVKWRGKPVFIRRRTDEDVQLANSVDVGSLPTFILLTRYIMLDQKMRIVEDNSFVKTCSSSL from the exons ATGATTACAAGGTTGCATTACTGTATCTTGAATTTATATGCTTCGGTTTTGGCATTGGCTTCTGTAGTTCATTTGTTCTTGTTTCCGTTGACGCCGTCTTTAGATTATTTTAAGTTAGCTTCAAATTCATGTGTTTCGAGTAATGCATCGGTGGAGTTGTTTAGTAAGCGTGGTTGGGATGAACCTGCGATTGATTTGAAGATTCGGTTCCCGGGTGATTTGCACGGTTCGGTTGCTTATAAGGGTGCGCTGTGGAAGGATGAGATTGGTCGGTGGCTTGCAggttgtgattctgttacaaaGGAAATCAACGTTTCTGAG ATAATAGGTGGAAATGAGTGCAAAAATGACTGCAGTGGTCTGGGAGTTTGTAATCAAGAGTTGGGACAATGTCGATGCTTTCATGGTTATGCTG GTTTTGCTAGTGAATCACTGATCCATGCAAAAGAAAACAGCATTCTTCCGGACATCCCCGCAACTGTTACAGCTGTTAAAAATCCATCTTCTAAGATTGTATATGATGAGTACAACCATGAACGTTTTCCTCCTGGTGACCCAAGCAAGAGAGCATTTGCATACTTTGTCCTAACAGGTGGAAGGTTTGCTTATGCTTCTGTGATCCGTCTTCTTGTCCTCAAGCTTGTCCTCGGCATGTCGGCAAGTAAGGATGTTCTTGCTATGGCTTCACTTGAAGTTGATCTCTCCAGCATTGAACCAGGCACTACTGTCACTGTTAAGTGGCGTGGAAAGCCAGTATTCATCAGGCGCCGAACAGATGAGGATGTGCAGTTGGCAAACAGTGTTGATGTTGGATCCCTTCCTACATTCATTTTATTGACTAGGTACATAATGCTTGATCAGAAGATGCGAATAGTAGAAGATAACTCATTTGTTAAAACTTGTAGTTCTAGCTTATAG
- the LOC131631256 gene encoding cytochrome b-c1 complex subunit Rieske-2, mitochondrial-like isoform X2, producing MITRLHYCILNLYASVLALASVVHLFLFPLTPSLDYFKLASNSCVSSNASVELFSKRGWDEPAIDLKIRFPGDLHGSVAYKGALWKDEIGRWLAGCDSVTKEINVSEIIGGNECKNDCSGLGVCNQELGQCRCFHGYAGFASESLIHAKENSILPDIPATVTAVKNPSSKIVYDEYNHERFPPGDPSKRAFAYFVLTGGRFAYASVIRLLVLKLVLGMSASKDVLAMASLEVDLSSIEPGTTVTVKWRGKPVFIRRRTDEDVQLANSVDVGSLPTFILLTSGDHIYYFSQWLI from the exons ATGATTACAAGGTTGCATTACTGTATCTTGAATTTATATGCTTCGGTTTTGGCATTGGCTTCTGTAGTTCATTTGTTCTTGTTTCCGTTGACGCCGTCTTTAGATTATTTTAAGTTAGCTTCAAATTCATGTGTTTCGAGTAATGCATCGGTGGAGTTGTTTAGTAAGCGTGGTTGGGATGAACCTGCGATTGATTTGAAGATTCGGTTCCCGGGTGATTTGCACGGTTCGGTTGCTTATAAGGGTGCGCTGTGGAAGGATGAGATTGGTCGGTGGCTTGCAggttgtgattctgttacaaaGGAAATCAACGTTTCTGAG ATAATAGGTGGAAATGAGTGCAAAAATGACTGCAGTGGTCTGGGAGTTTGTAATCAAGAGTTGGGACAATGTCGATGCTTTCATGGTTATGCTG GTTTTGCTAGTGAATCACTGATCCATGCAAAAGAAAACAGCATTCTTCCGGACATCCCCGCAACTGTTACAGCTGTTAAAAATCCATCTTCTAAGATTGTATATGATGAGTACAACCATGAACGTTTTCCTCCTGGTGACCCAAGCAAGAGAGCATTTGCATACTTTGTCCTAACAGGTGGAAGGTTTGCTTATGCTTCTGTGATCCGTCTTCTTGTCCTCAAGCTTGTCCTCGGCATGTCGGCAAGTAAGGATGTTCTTGCTATGGCTTCACTTGAAGTTGATCTCTCCAGCATTGAACCAGGCACTACTGTCACTGTTAAGTGGCGTGGAAAGCCAGTATTCATCAGGCGCCGAACAGATGAGGATGTGCAGTTGGCAAACAGTGTTGATGTTGGATCCCTTCCTACATTCATTTTATTGACTAG CGGTGATCATATCTACTATTTCTCCCAATGGCTGATTTGA
- the LOC131602783 gene encoding uncharacterized protein LOC131602783, with amino-acid sequence MIMIADSVTVIAAKNICILRGYQFSIADSSPEQISAMLHPCDAVAPPPVKPSTHRSSRKTLTRKRRRTRRKLSGDDSGGEGLFFGGGGDGVFGGGSGGFGGGGGGGGGGDWNFNGFGEGDNWDEPSSSLPDPAFDFVYQVLSWIMLSNCLHFAFKKIVRIVSDGREKVPT; translated from the coding sequence ATGATCATGATCGCCGACTCCGTCACAGTCATCGCCGCCAAAAACATCTGTATCCTCCGTGGTTATCAGTTCTCCATCGCCGATTCATCTCCCGAACAGATCTCCGCTATGCTTCACCCTTGCGACGCGGTGGCGCCACCGCCGGTGAAACCTAGTACACATAGATCATCGAGGAAGACGCTTACCCGGAAAAGACGACGAACCAGACGGAAGCTATCCGGCGATGATTCTGGAGGGGAGGGGTTATTTTTTGGTGGCGGCGGTGATGGTGTTTTCGGTGGTGGAAGTGGAGGTTTTGGTGGCGGTGGTGGTGGAGGAGGTGGTGGTGATTGGAATTTTAATGGATTTGGAGAGGGAGATAATTGGGATGAACCTTCGTCGTCGTTGCCGGATCCGGCGTTCGATTTTGTTTATCAGGTGTTGTCTTGGATTATGCTGTCGAATTGTTTACATTTTGCGTTTAAGAAGATTGTTAGGATTGTTTCGGATGGTAGGGAAAAGGTTCCTACCTGA